The following are from one region of the Eubacterium sp. MSJ-33 genome:
- the rlmN gene encoding 23S rRNA (adenine(2503)-C(2))-methyltransferase RlmN: MDIKSMYLAEIEQWMKAHGQPAFRAKQVFQWMHQKYVESVEDMSNLPKTLRAQMDEEGFIHIEAETSQESKSDGTIKFLYRLSDGQMIETVFMRHNYGNSVCISSQAGCRMGCRFCASTIGGLVRNLTASEMLEQIYATSRITGERISHVVVMGTGEPLDNYENLIRFLRLLIDENGYNLSARNITVSSCGIVPRIYDLAKEDIPITFALSLHAPTDEERKELMPIAHQYTLAETLAACRAYFDQTGRRVTFEYSLVKGKNDTIEQAGKLAKLLAGINCHVNLIPINPVEEREYESSDSSSIEKFKSTLEKYHINATIRKSMGSDIDAACGQLRRKYAFHHQEDPHAF; this comes from the coding sequence ATGGACATCAAATCAATGTACCTTGCAGAAATTGAACAATGGATGAAAGCACATGGACAGCCGGCATTTCGGGCAAAACAGGTGTTTCAGTGGATGCATCAGAAGTATGTGGAATCGGTGGAGGATATGTCGAATCTTCCGAAAACACTGCGTGCACAGATGGACGAAGAAGGATTTATCCATATCGAGGCAGAGACAAGTCAGGAATCCAAATCGGACGGTACAATCAAATTCTTATACCGCCTGTCGGATGGACAGATGATCGAAACGGTGTTTATGCGTCACAACTATGGAAATTCGGTATGTATCTCGTCGCAGGCAGGATGCCGGATGGGATGCAGGTTCTGCGCATCAACGATCGGAGGGCTGGTGCGGAATCTGACAGCATCGGAGATGCTCGAACAGATCTACGCAACGAGCCGTATCACCGGGGAACGCATCAGCCATGTGGTCGTGATGGGAACCGGGGAACCACTCGATAATTACGAGAATCTGATCCGCTTTTTACGTCTGCTTATCGATGAGAATGGTTATAACTTAAGTGCCAGAAATATCACTGTATCGAGTTGCGGAATCGTGCCGCGTATCTATGATCTGGCAAAAGAGGATATCCCGATTACATTTGCACTTTCTCTGCATGCACCAACGGATGAAGAACGAAAAGAACTGATGCCCATAGCACATCAGTATACGCTGGCAGAAACATTAGCTGCCTGTCGTGCGTATTTTGATCAGACCGGACGCAGAGTGACGTTTGAATACAGTCTTGTCAAGGGGAAAAATGATACGATAGAACAGGCAGGAAAGCTTGCAAAGCTGCTTGCCGGCATAAACTGCCATGTTAATTTGATTCCCATTAATCCGGTGGAGGAACGGGAATATGAAAGCAGTGACAGTAGTTCGATTGAAAAATTTAAATCCACTCTTGAAAAATATCACATAAATGCTACAATAAGGAAGAGTATGGGTAGCGATATAGACGCTGCTTGTGGTCAGTTACGAAGGAAATATGCGTTTCATCATCAGGAGGATCCCCATGCATTCTAG
- the putP gene encoding sodium/proline symporter PutP — protein MSTWVILAFVIYMIFMLGIGVITARKNKSSDDYFLGGRNLGGWVTALSAQASDMSGWMLMGLPGCVYAFGANQAWIAIGLLIGTILNWVIVAGRLRRYTIKAGNAMTIPEYLNNRFRDKHSILITISAIVIVIFFVVYSASAFASGGKLFSSITKMDYHQALIVGAVVILIYTFLGGFLAVCTTDFVQGMMMLVGVLAVPILVVIVLGTGNIVPNLVKSGLDVDAKDYLNIFMQDGKPISGISIASQLAWGLGYCGMPHILVRFMAVRDEKELAKSKKVAIVWVLISLVLACVIGVLGRAYLYPMVLSNEGAQYENVYIEMIKKLFMTDYTLPFIGGLLLCGILAAIMSTADSQLLVSSSAVANDLFKGVFFKKLKDKQILIIARVTVFVVAIIAIMIAWDPNSSIMNLVSDAWAGLGSAFGPAILMSLYWKRMNLAGAAAGMASGGLTVIIWDYVKCCTLDGVRVTPSVYTGVYSLLVGFVISLVFIVVVSLVTPKVSDEIMQEFEDVKNGNVDA, from the coding sequence ATGTCAACATGGGTAATACTTGCATTTGTGATTTACATGATTTTCATGTTGGGAATTGGTGTTATTACAGCGAGGAAAAACAAAAGCTCGGATGATTACTTCTTAGGAGGTAGAAACTTAGGAGGATGGGTGACAGCCCTCTCCGCACAGGCATCCGATATGAGTGGATGGATGCTGATGGGACTTCCCGGCTGTGTCTATGCATTCGGTGCGAATCAGGCATGGATTGCAATCGGACTTCTGATCGGTACGATTTTGAACTGGGTAATCGTAGCAGGACGTCTGCGCCGCTATACAATCAAGGCAGGCAATGCAATGACAATTCCGGAATACTTAAATAACCGGTTTCGCGATAAGCACAGTATTTTGATTACGATCTCTGCGATTGTTATCGTAATTTTCTTTGTAGTATATTCTGCATCCGCATTTGCATCCGGTGGAAAACTGTTCTCATCCATCACAAAGATGGATTATCATCAGGCGTTGATTGTAGGTGCTGTTGTTATTTTGATCTATACGTTCCTTGGAGGCTTTCTTGCTGTTTGTACAACGGATTTTGTACAGGGTATGATGATGCTGGTTGGTGTACTTGCTGTTCCGATTCTGGTTGTCATCGTACTTGGAACCGGAAATATTGTACCGAATCTTGTAAAATCCGGTCTGGATGTCGATGCAAAAGATTATTTGAACATCTTCATGCAGGATGGCAAGCCTATCTCAGGAATCAGTATTGCGTCTCAGCTTGCATGGGGACTCGGTTATTGTGGTATGCCTCATATCCTTGTTCGATTTATGGCAGTCCGCGATGAGAAGGAACTTGCAAAATCCAAGAAGGTTGCTATTGTGTGGGTACTGATTTCGCTTGTACTGGCTTGCGTAATCGGTGTACTTGGCCGTGCATATCTGTATCCGATGGTACTTTCAAATGAGGGTGCCCAGTATGAGAATGTTTATATTGAGATGATTAAGAAGCTTTTCATGACGGATTATACATTGCCGTTTATCGGTGGCCTGCTGTTATGTGGTATCTTAGCAGCAATCATGTCAACGGCAGATTCTCAGCTGCTTGTGTCTTCGTCCGCTGTGGCAAATGATTTGTTCAAGGGTGTATTCTTCAAGAAATTAAAGGATAAGCAGATTCTGATTATTGCGCGTGTAACGGTATTTGTCGTAGCAATCATTGCAATCATGATTGCATGGGATCCAAATTCCTCTATCATGAATCTGGTCAGTGATGCGTGGGCAGGACTTGGTAGTGCTTTCGGACCGGCAATCCTGATGTCACTTTACTGGAAACGAATGAATCTGGCAGGTGCCGCTGCGGGTATGGCGAGTGGTGGATTGACCGTTATTATCTGGGATTATGTCAAGTGCTGTACACTGGATGGCGTTCGTGTGACACCTTCGGTTTATACAGGCGTATATTCTCTGCTTGTTGGATTTGTTATAAGCCTTGTGTTTATCGTGGTTGTATCACTGGTAACACCAAAGGTCAGCGATGAAATTATGCAGGAGTTTGAGGATGTAAAGAACGGAAACGTCGATGCATAA
- a CDS encoding thiamine diphosphokinase, whose translation MKNKYCLIVTGGSVDQDLLTAVYEGAYGYPVHPYVIGVDKGLEILQQLDIEPDLIIGDFDSANDGIRAKYVTSPDAVVREKCIVLNPEKDFTDTHVAVLEAAKRGFARALLLGATGIRLDHTLGNLNLLYLCYQEGIYAEILDLHNRISLIEKEKIVRAENLYGPYISLLPFSECVKGITLKGFKYNAYDLSIRKGETIGISNELREEEGHITIGDGYLFLMETKD comes from the coding sequence ATGAAAAACAAATATTGTCTCATAGTCACGGGTGGCTCTGTAGATCAAGATTTACTCACAGCTGTTTACGAGGGTGCATATGGATATCCGGTTCATCCGTATGTGATCGGTGTAGACAAGGGGCTGGAGATATTACAACAATTGGATATCGAACCGGATTTGATAATCGGAGATTTTGATTCCGCAAATGACGGCATCAGAGCGAAATATGTGACAAGCCCTGATGCCGTTGTGCGTGAGAAGTGTATTGTGTTAAACCCGGAAAAAGATTTTACCGATACACATGTTGCGGTCTTAGAGGCGGCAAAACGTGGATTTGCACGGGCATTACTGCTTGGTGCAACCGGAATCAGACTGGACCATACATTGGGAAATCTGAATCTGCTTTATTTATGTTATCAGGAGGGAATCTATGCAGAAATCTTAGATCTGCATAACCGCATATCCCTGATTGAAAAAGAAAAGATAGTTCGTGCAGAAAACCTGTATGGACCTTACATATCTTTACTGCCCTTTTCGGAGTGTGTGAAGGGCATTACCCTCAAAGGTTTTAAATATAATGCGTATGACCTGTCAATCAGAAAGGGAGAGACGATAGGCATAAGCAACGAATTAAGAGAGGAGGAAGGTCACATAACGATTGGAGATGGGTACCTGTTTCTTATGGAGACCAAAGATTAA
- the pknB gene encoding Stk1 family PASTA domain-containing Ser/Thr kinase codes for MLKPGMILCDRYEILDVVGAGGMSIVYKARDHRLNRNVAIKVLKPEFSNDKNFVTKFRIEAQASAGLTHPNIVNVYDVVDDEGIYCIVMELVEGITLKQYIEQNGRLNMETAIDFSIQIASGLEAAHENHIIHRDIKPQNIIVSKNGNIKVTDFGIAKAASSNTLTSGAMGSVHYISPEQARGGYSDERSDIYSLGITMYEMVTGRVPFEGDNNVSVALMHIQNEMIPPRQYYPDIYSSFEKIILKATQKKPERRYLTASALIADLKRVQNNPNIDIVVAPTSITNSPTQEWTKEDVQAIRNGSANRDMYSQPYDNPPVSQEMGEIRPIGYNSTPQANSGRINELLQEDEDEWEDEYEPEPQPKRGSLKKVQDYDEDEDIEDDEDPDDIDPGIRKAVTIAGVATAVIIAIIIIVVLGNVLGWFKFGSKKDNKNKITSEEVQSVAMLSVTGISEEAALKMLTDAGFTNVKTEHVEDEKTQEGYVFEQSVKEGEMIPVDQEIMLKVSAGAEEIDVPDVKGYEDSQAVTLLTEAGFQVSHAYEYSEDVEKDKVIKTDPEGGTKAAKGSKIIVTVSNGSEKKEVEVPNLGGLTEAQARDSLSSKKLSAGSVTHANSDSVAAGMVISQNPSRGTTVTEGDSVDFVISDGPEEKQKTYKASISGTITCNDPALDGSAVTVQVIFNGGAVYEQTITVNSGGSYNVSANVPNLSSQSGSASFVILAGGTDVTSSFTVPSPTVSFSEE; via the coding sequence ATGTTAAAACCAGGAATGATATTATGTGATAGATATGAGATTTTGGACGTGGTTGGCGCAGGCGGAATGTCTATTGTCTACAAGGCAAGAGACCACAGACTGAATCGTAACGTAGCAATTAAAGTACTGAAGCCGGAGTTTAGCAACGACAAGAATTTTGTGACAAAATTCCGTATTGAAGCGCAGGCTTCCGCGGGACTGACACATCCGAATATTGTAAATGTATACGATGTTGTCGATGATGAAGGAATCTACTGTATCGTGATGGAGCTTGTAGAGGGCATCACATTAAAGCAGTATATCGAGCAGAATGGCCGTCTCAATATGGAGACAGCAATTGATTTTTCTATTCAGATTGCATCCGGATTGGAAGCGGCACATGAGAATCATATTATCCACCGCGATATTAAACCGCAGAATATTATCGTATCGAAAAACGGAAATATCAAGGTCACGGATTTTGGTATTGCGAAGGCAGCAAGCAGCAACACACTGACATCCGGCGCGATGGGAAGTGTGCATTACATATCCCCGGAGCAGGCACGTGGAGGTTACAGCGATGAGAGAAGCGATATTTATTCTCTCGGTATCACGATGTATGAGATGGTAACCGGAAGAGTTCCGTTTGAAGGGGATAACAACGTATCGGTTGCACTCATGCATATCCAGAATGAGATGATTCCTCCGAGACAGTATTATCCGGATATCTATTCCAGCTTTGAAAAGATTATTCTGAAGGCAACACAGAAAAAGCCGGAGCGCAGATATCTGACCGCGAGTGCATTGATTGCAGATTTGAAGCGGGTACAGAATAACCCGAATATTGATATTGTGGTTGCTCCGACATCGATTACGAACAGCCCGACACAGGAGTGGACGAAGGAAGATGTGCAGGCAATCCGGAACGGCAGCGCCAACCGTGATATGTACAGTCAGCCGTATGATAATCCACCGGTATCGCAGGAGATGGGAGAGATTCGTCCAATCGGCTATAATTCTACTCCGCAGGCGAACAGTGGAAGAATCAATGAACTTCTGCAGGAAGATGAAGATGAATGGGAAGATGAGTATGAACCGGAACCACAGCCAAAACGTGGCAGCTTGAAGAAGGTTCAGGATTATGACGAAGATGAAGATATTGAGGACGATGAGGATCCGGATGATATCGATCCGGGTATCCGTAAGGCAGTGACGATTGCAGGTGTTGCAACAGCTGTTATCATTGCAATCATCATTATAGTTGTGCTGGGTAACGTACTTGGCTGGTTTAAGTTTGGATCTAAGAAGGATAATAAGAATAAGATTACATCGGAAGAAGTACAGTCTGTTGCAATGCTTAGCGTAACCGGTATTTCAGAGGAAGCAGCTTTGAAGATGCTTACAGATGCAGGATTTACGAATGTCAAGACAGAGCATGTAGAGGACGAGAAGACACAGGAAGGTTATGTATTTGAGCAGAGCGTCAAAGAGGGCGAGATGATACCGGTTGATCAGGAAATCATGCTCAAGGTCAGCGCAGGTGCGGAAGAAATTGATGTACCGGATGTCAAAGGGTATGAGGATTCGCAGGCGGTAACATTGTTGACAGAAGCCGGTTTTCAGGTAAGCCATGCTTACGAATACAGTGAAGATGTTGAAAAAGATAAGGTTATCAAGACCGATCCGGAAGGTGGCACAAAGGCTGCCAAAGGGTCAAAGATTATCGTGACAGTCAGCAACGGCTCTGAGAAAAAGGAAGTAGAAGTTCCAAACTTAGGCGGACTGACAGAGGCACAGGCAAGAGATTCGCTGTCAAGCAAGAAGCTTTCTGCCGGAAGTGTGACACATGCAAACAGCGACAGTGTCGCAGCAGGTATGGTTATCAGCCAGAATCCTTCGAGAGGAACAACCGTGACAGAGGGAGACAGTGTTGACTTCGTCATCAGTGATGGACCGGAAGAGAAACAGAAGACATACAAAGCAAGTATTTCAGGTACGATTACCTGCAATGATCCCGCCTTGGATGGTTCTGCAGTTACAGTTCAGGTTATCTTCAACGGTGGTGCTGTTTATGAGCAGACAATCACGGTTAATTCGGGCGGTTCTTATAATGTATCTGCCAATGTACCAAATCTGTCATCCCAGAGTGGCAGTGCAAGTTTTGTGATTCTGGCAGGAGGAACGGATGTGACATCGTCCTTTACGGTACCTTCGCCAACTGTTTCGTTCTCTGAGGAATAA
- the rsmB gene encoding 16S rRNA (cytosine(967)-C(5))-methyltransferase RsmB, whose protein sequence is MDSRDVALTVLLDIETNHTFSNIALGNALRKNQFTDKVERAFLSRLVEGVTETKLRLDYVIDQFSKTKVRKCKPVIACLLRMGCYQILFMDGVPDSAACNECVKLAKKHGFAGLSGFVNGVLRTIAREKAGITYPDQKKEPEKYLSVLTSTPHGLVQKLVSEYGVESTETILQAAFTDRKTSIRLNIHQIKENGETPDSYKKRLEEAGIMVEPGAYYEGAWLLSGYDFIHKIPGYKQGYFTVQDESSMCAVSAADIKSGDLVMDICAAPGGKTTAAAESAREGHVLSMDIAEDKLELIEENVERLKLTNVDIRCQDATEYMQEQEENADVVIADLPCSGLGIMGRKNDIKYRVTEEQIKSLVELQHTILQNACRYVKAGGTLLYSTCTITKEENVLQVERFLKEHPEYTLKEQRQFLQGIDACDGFYYSVLRRQR, encoded by the coding sequence ATGGATTCAAGAGACGTGGCGTTGACCGTATTATTGGATATAGAGACAAATCACACATTTTCAAATATAGCACTTGGAAATGCACTTCGCAAAAATCAGTTTACCGATAAAGTAGAACGTGCCTTTTTATCCAGGCTGGTGGAGGGCGTAACAGAGACAAAGCTGCGGCTGGATTATGTAATTGATCAATTTTCAAAGACGAAAGTGCGGAAATGCAAACCTGTGATTGCCTGTCTGTTGCGGATGGGGTGCTATCAGATTCTCTTTATGGATGGTGTTCCGGATTCTGCCGCATGCAATGAGTGTGTGAAGCTTGCGAAAAAACATGGTTTTGCGGGCCTTTCCGGATTTGTAAATGGTGTGCTTCGGACAATCGCACGGGAGAAAGCTGGGATCACATATCCGGATCAGAAAAAAGAACCGGAGAAGTATTTGTCTGTGCTGACATCGACACCGCATGGACTTGTGCAAAAGCTTGTTTCGGAATATGGTGTAGAAAGTACAGAGACAATTTTACAAGCGGCATTTACAGATCGGAAGACGAGCATTCGTTTGAATATACATCAAATCAAAGAAAACGGAGAGACACCGGATTCTTATAAGAAACGACTCGAAGAGGCAGGCATAATGGTTGAACCGGGAGCATATTATGAAGGTGCATGGCTGTTATCCGGATATGATTTCATTCATAAAATTCCGGGGTATAAGCAGGGATATTTCACCGTGCAGGATGAAAGTTCGATGTGTGCCGTTTCGGCAGCAGACATCAAATCAGGGGATCTGGTTATGGATATCTGTGCGGCACCGGGCGGCAAAACGACAGCGGCAGCGGAATCTGCACGGGAAGGGCACGTGCTTTCAATGGATATTGCAGAGGATAAACTGGAGCTGATCGAAGAAAATGTTGAACGGTTAAAACTTACAAATGTTGATATCCGTTGTCAGGATGCGACAGAATATATGCAGGAACAGGAGGAAAACGCGGATGTTGTTATCGCGGATCTGCCTTGTTCCGGACTTGGTATTATGGGACGGAAAAACGATATCAAATACCGGGTGACAGAAGAGCAGATAAAGTCTCTTGTGGAATTACAGCATACGATACTGCAAAACGCCTGCCGTTATGTGAAAGCAGGCGGGACGCTGTTGTATAGCACCTGCACGATTACAAAGGAAGAAAATGTATTACAGGTGGAACGATTTTTGAAAGAACATCCGGAATATACATTGAAAGAACAGCGGCAGTTTCTGCAGGGCATCGATGCCTGTGACGGATTTTATTATTCGGTGCTGCGCAGACAGAGATAA
- the rsgA gene encoding ribosome small subunit-dependent GTPase A, translated as MQGKIMKGVGGFYYIHPHNTVNTIYECKAKGAFRNRKIKPAVGDNVEIEIISEQDKTGNIVEIFPRENLLIRPAVANVDQAVIVFALADPKPNYNLLDRFLIMMEQQGVDTLICFNKSDLVSEQEAQEICAIYAGAGYRVFLTVAKENVGVDAFREAIRGKTSVFAGPSGVGKSSMLNALHPQAQVQTGAVSEKIRRGKHTTRHSELIYIEEDTYIMDTPGFSSLAIEDMEPEDLKEYFREFESCNGRCKFHGCVHIHEPACLVKEALQEGTISQLRYDNYIQLYEELKNKRRW; from the coding sequence ATGCAGGGAAAGATTATGAAAGGTGTGGGTGGATTTTATTATATCCACCCACATAATACTGTAAATACCATATATGAATGTAAGGCCAAGGGTGCATTCCGCAACCGGAAGATCAAACCGGCGGTCGGTGATAATGTCGAGATTGAGATCATCAGTGAACAGGATAAGACGGGAAATATCGTCGAGATTTTTCCGCGGGAGAATCTGCTGATCCGGCCGGCAGTTGCGAATGTTGATCAGGCAGTGATCGTATTTGCGCTGGCAGATCCAAAGCCGAATTACAATCTGTTAGACCGCTTTCTGATTATGATGGAACAGCAGGGCGTTGACACGCTGATCTGTTTTAACAAGTCGGATCTGGTCAGTGAGCAGGAAGCACAGGAAATCTGTGCTATCTATGCAGGCGCCGGCTACCGGGTGTTCCTGACGGTTGCAAAGGAAAATGTCGGAGTCGATGCATTCCGGGAAGCTATCCGTGGTAAGACAAGTGTCTTTGCAGGACCTTCCGGTGTCGGGAAATCATCGATGTTGAATGCATTGCATCCGCAGGCACAGGTACAGACCGGAGCAGTCAGTGAAAAGATCCGCAGGGGTAAGCATACAACGAGACATTCGGAACTGATCTATATTGAAGAAGACACGTATATCATGGATACGCCGGGATTCAGCTCACTTGCGATTGAAGATATGGAACCGGAAGATTTAAAGGAATATTTCCGGGAGTTTGAAAGCTGTAACGGTCGTTGTAAGTTTCATGGCTGTGTGCATATACATGAGCCGGCGTGCTTAGTGAAAGAAGCATTGCAGGAGGGAACAATCTCGCAGCTTCGCTATGATAATTATATACAGCTATATGAAGAATTAAAAAATAAAAGGAGATGGTAG
- a CDS encoding 23S rRNA (pseudouridine(1915)-N(3))-methyltransferase RlmH → MQIKLIVVGNVKEVFYQKKIEEFQNRIQKKTPFQLICLKDESIPKQVSDGVIRKIKDTEGEKILSQLQNTDYVAALCIDGRKMDNSKIQKSIEIAEQRGKTSIAFVIGGSLGLSDAVVKRADERISFSDMTFPHQLMRVMLLEVLADTICGM, encoded by the coding sequence ATGCAGATTAAATTAATTGTGGTAGGCAATGTCAAAGAGGTTTTTTATCAGAAAAAAATAGAGGAATTTCAAAATCGGATACAGAAAAAAACACCCTTTCAACTCATTTGCCTGAAGGATGAAAGTATTCCGAAGCAGGTGTCGGATGGTGTAATCCGGAAAATCAAGGATACAGAAGGAGAGAAGATATTAAGTCAGTTACAGAATACGGATTATGTTGCTGCACTTTGTATTGACGGCAGGAAGATGGATAATTCAAAAATCCAAAAAAGTATAGAAATTGCCGAACAGCGTGGAAAAACAAGTATTGCATTTGTAATCGGTGGTTCTCTCGGGTTATCCGATGCGGTTGTAAAACGAGCAGATGAGAGGATAAGCTTTTCCGATATGACATTCCCGCATCAGCTTATGCGGGTGATGCTTTTAGAGGTGCTTGCAGATACTATTTGTGGTATGTAA
- the fmt gene encoding methionyl-tRNA formyltransferase, whose amino-acid sequence MRIIYMGTPEFAAIALAAIVKEHEVVAVVTQPDKPQGRNRKLVPTPVKVKAQEYAIPVYQPEKVREAEMVETLRSYKPDAIVVAAYGQILPESILSIPPYGCINIHASLLPKYRGAAPIERAIIDGETVTGVTTMYMEKGLDTGDMIDKVEVVITPEDTGATLHDKLAVAGASLILETLMKLENHTATRTKQDDTQSCYASMLSKDMGQMDFSKPAEKLERLIRGLNPWPCAYTQIDGKNVKIYKAKVITMDAAYQAQAQAKVEQTLAFAPGEIVEVAKKYFVIACGTDALQIQNLQPEGKKPMDAAAYLNGNPLKAGMYVNQD is encoded by the coding sequence ATGAGAATTATATATATGGGAACACCGGAATTTGCAGCCATTGCGCTTGCGGCAATTGTAAAAGAGCATGAGGTTGTTGCGGTTGTGACGCAGCCGGACAAGCCACAGGGAAGAAATCGTAAGCTGGTGCCAACACCGGTTAAGGTGAAGGCACAGGAATATGCGATTCCTGTCTATCAGCCGGAGAAGGTGCGGGAAGCAGAGATGGTAGAGACGCTTCGGTCATACAAGCCGGATGCAATCGTGGTAGCTGCATATGGACAGATATTGCCGGAGAGCATTTTATCGATTCCACCGTATGGCTGTATCAATATTCATGCGTCATTGCTTCCGAAATACCGTGGCGCGGCACCAATCGAGCGTGCAATCATTGATGGTGAGACCGTGACGGGCGTCACAACGATGTATATGGAAAAAGGGCTCGATACCGGAGATATGATTGACAAAGTAGAGGTTGTTATCACGCCGGAAGATACCGGAGCCACGCTGCATGACAAGCTTGCTGTGGCAGGAGCATCCCTGATTTTAGAGACACTCATGAAGCTTGAAAATCATACAGCAACACGGACGAAGCAGGATGATACGCAAAGTTGTTATGCTTCGATGCTCTCCAAGGACATGGGACAGATGGATTTCTCAAAGCCTGCAGAAAAGCTGGAGCGGTTGATCCGCGGACTGAATCCATGGCCGTGTGCATATACACAGATTGATGGTAAGAATGTGAAGATCTACAAAGCAAAGGTGATCACAATGGATGCTGCATATCAGGCGCAGGCACAGGCAAAAGTGGAACAGACACTGGCCTTTGCTCCGGGCGAGATCGTGGAGGTTGCGAAGAAGTATTTCGTGATCGCGTGTGGTACAGATGCATTGCAGATTCAGAACCTGCAGCCGGAGGGCAAAAAGCCGATGGATGCGGCTGCCTATCTGAACGGTAATCCGTTAAAAGCGGGAATGTATGTAAATCAGGATTAA
- the rpe gene encoding ribulose-phosphate 3-epimerase — MNILSPSLLSIDFNHIERNAKVLDEAGVKWFHLDVMDGTFVRNISFGPPVIKCIRKITESFFDVHLMINEPIRYIDAFADAGADMLTVHYEACKNLQETIDAVKEAGMKVGIAVNPETPVHWLEYYINQVDMVLIMSVNPGFGGQKFMPIALTKLQEVKALAEEKNPELLIEVDGGITVDNVQDVLDAGANVVVAGSAVFKGDKKANIAAFMEKLNA, encoded by the coding sequence ATGAATATTCTTTCACCGTCATTGTTATCAATTGATTTTAACCACATTGAACGAAATGCAAAGGTATTGGATGAAGCAGGTGTCAAATGGTTTCACTTAGATGTTATGGATGGAACCTTTGTACGAAATATCTCCTTTGGACCACCGGTTATCAAATGCATCCGGAAGATTACGGAAAGTTTCTTTGATGTACATCTGATGATTAATGAACCAATTCGTTATATCGATGCATTTGCGGATGCGGGAGCAGACATGCTGACCGTACATTATGAGGCATGTAAGAATCTTCAGGAGACGATTGACGCCGTTAAAGAGGCAGGCATGAAGGTTGGAATTGCTGTGAATCCGGAGACACCGGTGCATTGGTTAGAATATTACATCAATCAGGTAGATATGGTACTCATCATGAGTGTCAATCCGGGTTTTGGCGGACAGAAGTTTATGCCAATCGCTCTTACGAAGTTACAGGAAGTAAAGGCACTTGCCGAAGAAAAAAATCCGGAGCTTTTGATTGAAGTTGATGGTGGTATCACGGTTGACAATGTACAGGATGTATTAGATGCAGGTGCCAATGTTGTCGTTGCGGGTTCCGCTGTATTCAAGGGTGACAAGAAAGCAAATATCGCAGCGTTTATGGAGAAGTTGAACGCGTAG
- a CDS encoding Stp1/IreP family PP2C-type Ser/Thr phosphatase, producing MHSSGKTDTGIKRNNNQDSIFFSDTPVGPLPNLYIVADGMGGHRAGDKASRMAIDITVDFVEKSTIENPVALLKRAMLFVNNEIYKAACADPDLNGMGTTMVAAVAQDGKLYVANVGDSRLYAIGGEIHQITMDHSLVEELIRKGELERKKGRNHPEKNIITKAMGSRDEMMPDFFEIEINTEEKYLLCSDGLSNMVEDDEIRDIVSEEDDLDRIAQELVDRANYYGGSDNISVIIISAD from the coding sequence ATGCATTCTAGTGGAAAGACGGATACCGGGATTAAACGTAATAACAATCAGGACAGTATTTTTTTCAGTGACACTCCGGTCGGCCCACTTCCGAATCTTTACATCGTAGCAGATGGAATGGGCGGACATCGCGCGGGGGACAAAGCATCGAGGATGGCGATTGATATTACAGTGGATTTTGTAGAGAAGTCCACAATAGAAAATCCGGTAGCACTGTTAAAACGGGCAATGTTATTTGTAAACAATGAAATATATAAGGCGGCGTGCGCCGATCCCGATTTAAATGGAATGGGAACGACGATGGTAGCGGCGGTTGCACAGGATGGAAAGCTGTATGTGGCGAATGTCGGTGACAGCAGGCTGTATGCGATTGGCGGGGAGATACATCAGATTACGATGGATCATTCCCTGGTAGAGGAACTGATCCGAAAAGGTGAATTGGAACGTAAAAAAGGTCGTAATCATCCGGAGAAGAACATTATCACGAAGGCGATGGGTTCGAGAGATGAGATGATGCCGGACTTTTTTGAGATAGAGATCAACACGGAAGAAAAATATCTGTTATGTTCAGATGGGTTGTCAAACATGGTTGAGGATGACGAAATAAGGGATATTGTTTCCGAGGAAGACGATTTAGACCGGATTGCACAGGAACTTGTAGACCGGGCGAATTACTATGGTGGATCGGATAATATATCCGTGATCATTATATCGGCAGATTGA